Proteins encoded by one window of Massilia sp. NR 4-1:
- a CDS encoding tripartite tricarboxylate transporter substrate binding protein, whose translation MSSAAIAFAAAIAAAGLLSAGAAQAAGVECIVPSKPGGAMDLTCKLARKGLQLLPQHEQRPMRISYLPGGIGAVAWHSLVSQRRAEPDTLVAFSGGSLLNLAQGKFGKAKADDVRWVAALGADYGMIAVRADSPYKTLAELLAALKKHPQKVLIGVSGTIGSQDWLKIAMLGRAAGIDPKSLRFVALEGGGEAFTAMQANHVQVVSGDASEASLQGKGIRVLAVLAEQRLPGALAAAPTAREQGYDLVWPVIRGVWMGPQVAEADYRQWVARFDTMLASPEYAQQRAASGLYPFSLTGQALSDYVKKAVDDYGKRASQFGLMR comes from the coding sequence ATGAGCAGCGCCGCCATCGCTTTTGCCGCCGCTATCGCCGCCGCCGGCCTGCTGTCGGCCGGCGCCGCGCAAGCTGCGGGCGTGGAGTGCATCGTGCCGTCCAAGCCGGGCGGCGCGATGGATCTGACCTGCAAGCTGGCGCGCAAGGGGCTGCAGCTGCTGCCGCAGCACGAGCAGCGGCCCATGCGCATCAGCTATCTGCCGGGCGGCATCGGCGCTGTGGCCTGGCACTCGCTGGTGTCGCAGCGGCGCGCCGAGCCGGACACCCTGGTGGCGTTTTCCGGCGGCTCCTTGCTGAATCTGGCCCAGGGCAAGTTCGGCAAGGCCAAGGCGGACGATGTGCGCTGGGTGGCTGCGCTGGGCGCGGACTACGGCATGATCGCCGTGCGCGCCGATTCGCCCTACAAGACCTTGGCCGAGCTGCTGGCCGCGCTGAAAAAGCATCCGCAGAAGGTGCTGATCGGCGTCAGCGGCACCATTGGCAGCCAGGACTGGCTCAAGATCGCAATGCTGGGCCGCGCCGCCGGCATCGACCCCAAGAGCCTGCGCTTTGTGGCGCTGGAAGGCGGCGGCGAGGCCTTCACCGCCATGCAGGCCAACCATGTGCAGGTGGTATCGGGCGATGCCTCCGAAGCGAGCCTGCAAGGCAAAGGTATCCGCGTGCTGGCCGTGCTGGCGGAGCAGCGCCTGCCTGGCGCGCTGGCCGCCGCGCCCACCGCGCGCGAGCAGGGCTACGACCTGGTGTGGCCGGTGATCCGTGGCGTGTGGATGGGACCACAGGTGGCGGAAGCCGATTACCGCCAATGGGTCGCCCGCTTCGACACCATGCTGGCCAGCCCCGAATACGCGCAACAGCGCGCCGCCTCCGGTCTCTATCCCTTCAGCCTGACCGGACAGGCGCTCAGCGATTACGTCAAAAAAGCCGTGGACGACTACGGCAAGCGCGCCAGCCAGTTTGGTCTGATGCGCTGA
- a CDS encoding phosphopantetheine-binding protein, whose amino-acid sequence MFEQEVKELIIEVLQLEDIAPDDIDNEAPLFVEGLGLDSIDALELGVALQKRYGISLSADSADTRRHFASVRALAALVESQGKK is encoded by the coding sequence ATGTTTGAACAGGAAGTCAAGGAACTGATTATTGAAGTGCTTCAGCTGGAGGATATCGCGCCTGACGATATCGACAACGAAGCTCCGTTGTTTGTTGAAGGCCTTGGCCTGGATTCCATCGATGCGCTGGAACTGGGTGTGGCGCTGCAAAAGCGCTACGGGATTTCTTTGTCGGCCGATTCGGCCGATACGCGTCGTCACTTTGCATCGGTGCGCGCATTGGCAGCCCTGGTTGAAAGCCAGGGCAAGAAGTAA
- a CDS encoding ABC transporter ATP-binding protein: MNELTVSDLHLDYGSGAHANPILKGVSMHLQKGEVVALLGPSGSGKTTLLRAVAGLESPKLGCIDIGERRVFDGARDYEMPAEQRNLGLVFQSYALWPHKTVAENVAYGLKLRRMAGGEIAQRVSEVLKQLGLGHLGERYPHQLSGGQQQRVAIARALVYNPPVILLDEPLSNLDAKLREEARAFLRELIVRLGLSALMVTHDQDEAMAISDRILLLNNGKIEQQGTPQSMYETPDTLFTAEFMGSNNRLPAKLLQREGSAVRIEVGGAVLQATARGANSGSEIAPLIRVEDVRVSSTQVDNALQLGLSTCMYLGDRWECLFKSAAGEIALRAHSKYRLQPGSYWLQMPADRLWVF, translated from the coding sequence ATGAATGAACTGACCGTCAGCGACCTGCATCTGGACTACGGCAGCGGCGCGCATGCGAATCCCATCCTGAAGGGCGTTTCCATGCATTTGCAGAAGGGCGAGGTGGTGGCCTTGCTCGGTCCCTCGGGCAGCGGCAAGACCACCTTGCTGCGCGCCGTGGCCGGGCTGGAAAGCCCGAAGCTGGGCTGCATCGATATCGGCGAGCGCCGCGTCTTCGACGGCGCGCGTGATTACGAGATGCCGGCCGAGCAGCGCAATCTGGGCCTGGTGTTCCAGTCCTATGCATTGTGGCCGCACAAGACGGTGGCCGAGAACGTGGCCTATGGTTTGAAGCTGCGCCGCATGGCCGGCGGCGAAATCGCCCAGCGCGTGAGCGAGGTACTCAAGCAGCTGGGCCTGGGCCATCTGGGCGAGCGCTATCCGCACCAGTTGTCCGGCGGCCAGCAGCAGCGCGTGGCGATCGCGCGCGCCCTGGTCTACAACCCGCCCGTGATCCTGCTGGACGAGCCGCTGTCGAACCTGGACGCCAAGCTGCGCGAGGAGGCGCGCGCTTTCCTGCGTGAGCTGATCGTGCGCCTCGGCCTCTCGGCCCTGATGGTGACGCACGACCAGGACGAGGCCATGGCGATTTCCGACCGCATCCTGCTGCTCAATAACGGCAAGATCGAGCAGCAAGGCACGCCGCAAAGCATGTATGAAACGCCGGACACCCTGTTCACGGCCGAATTCATGGGCAGTAACAACCGCCTGCCCGCCAAGCTGCTGCAGCGCGAGGGCAGTGCGGTGCGCATCGAGGTGGGCGGCGCGGTGCTGCAGGCCACGGCGCGCGGCGCCAATAGCGGCAGCGAGATTGCTCCCTTGATCCGGGTCGAGGATGTGCGCGTCAGCAGCACGCAGGTGGACAACGCCCTGCAACTGGGCCTGTCCACCTGCATGTATCTGGGCGACCGCTGGGAATGCCTGTTCAAGAGTGCGGCGGGCGAAATTGCCCTGCGCGCCCACAGCAAATACCGCCTGCAGCCGGGGAGTTATTGGTTGCAGATGCCGGCCGATCGCCTCTGGGTCTTCTGA
- a CDS encoding glycosyltransferase family 2 protein, whose protein sequence is MLERPVYKPCIVIPVYNHEHAIGGVLAGLLPHGLHCILVDDGSSPACAAVLRELAQRHGEHLTLVTHEVNQGKGGAVMSGFRRAAQLGFSHALQVDADGQHNLDDVARFLEQGRQHPDTLIVGCPIYDDSVPKGRLYGRYATHVWVWINTLSLDIRDSMCGFRVYPLAPVLALLERRDLGRRMNFDIEILVRLYWDGVPVLNQPTRVAYPADGVSHFQAWRDNVLISRLHATLFFGMLPRAPRLLARKWLRP, encoded by the coding sequence ATGCTGGAGCGGCCGGTGTATAAACCTTGCATCGTCATCCCCGTCTATAACCACGAGCATGCCATTGGCGGCGTGCTGGCGGGGCTGCTGCCGCATGGCTTGCACTGCATCCTGGTGGATGACGGCAGTTCGCCCGCCTGCGCCGCCGTGCTGCGCGAATTGGCGCAGCGCCATGGTGAGCATCTGACCCTGGTCACGCATGAGGTGAACCAGGGCAAGGGCGGGGCGGTGATGAGCGGCTTCCGCCGCGCCGCGCAGCTGGGCTTCAGCCATGCACTGCAAGTCGATGCCGACGGCCAGCACAATCTGGACGATGTGGCGCGCTTCCTGGAACAGGGGCGCCAGCATCCGGATACCCTGATCGTCGGTTGTCCGATCTATGACGATTCCGTGCCCAAGGGACGGCTGTACGGCCGCTACGCCACCCACGTCTGGGTCTGGATCAATACCCTGTCGCTGGATATCCGCGACTCCATGTGCGGCTTCCGCGTCTATCCGCTGGCGCCGGTGCTGGCCCTGCTGGAGCGGCGCGACCTGGGCCGCCGCATGAACTTCGATATCGAGATCCTGGTGCGGCTGTACTGGGATGGCGTGCCGGTGCTGAACCAGCCGACGCGCGTGGCCTATCCGGCCGACGGCGTCTCGCACTTCCAGGCCTGGCGCGACAATGTGCTGATTTCGCGCCTGCACGCCACGCTGTTCTTCGGCATGCTGCCGCGCGCGCCGCGCCTGCTGGCCAGAAAGTGGCTGCGTCCATGA
- a CDS encoding class I SAM-dependent methyltransferase produces the protein MQDKSFSPPRQTAFAARYEAQKIAFGPVVFQCIRYAWKRGMLQALADAGATGMSVAELAAGGQWSEYALKLVLETCLSAGAVQLQGGRYVLDKVGYCVLTDKITQINLDFNHDVCYLGLYDLDKSLDEEKPLGLKALGDWPTLYEGMSQLPEPAKSSWFAFDHHYSDTSFPQILPDVFATGPRRVMDIGANTGKFTLAALGYSAEAELHLVDLPRQLAVAEQNLQAAGLRERAHLHAVDLLDAGKALPAGMDLIWMSQFLSCFSEAAIATILQRAAAALAPGGQVLIMDTFWDRQQYDIASYCLINTSPYFTAMASGNSKIYESTDYIRLAEAAGLRLLTARDGIGYCHSLLRFAHAGAAGV, from the coding sequence ATGCAAGACAAGTCCTTCTCCCCGCCCCGCCAAACCGCTTTCGCCGCCCGTTACGAAGCGCAGAAGATCGCCTTCGGCCCCGTGGTCTTCCAGTGCATCCGCTATGCCTGGAAGCGCGGCATGCTGCAAGCGCTGGCCGATGCCGGCGCCACTGGCATGAGCGTGGCGGAACTGGCGGCCGGCGGCCAGTGGAGCGAGTACGCGCTGAAACTGGTGCTGGAAACCTGCCTGTCGGCCGGCGCCGTGCAGCTGCAGGGTGGCCGCTATGTGCTCGACAAGGTGGGCTATTGCGTCCTGACCGACAAGATCACCCAGATCAACCTGGACTTCAACCACGACGTCTGCTACCTCGGCCTGTACGACCTCGATAAATCGCTGGATGAGGAAAAACCGCTGGGCCTGAAGGCGCTGGGCGACTGGCCGACACTGTACGAAGGCATGTCGCAGCTGCCGGAACCGGCCAAGAGCAGCTGGTTCGCCTTCGACCACCATTATTCCGACACGTCCTTCCCGCAGATCCTGCCGGACGTCTTCGCCACCGGTCCGCGCCGCGTGATGGATATCGGCGCCAATACCGGCAAATTCACGCTGGCGGCACTGGGCTATAGCGCCGAGGCGGAACTGCATCTGGTCGATTTGCCGCGCCAACTGGCCGTGGCCGAGCAGAACCTGCAGGCGGCCGGCTTGCGCGAACGCGCCCACCTGCACGCCGTCGACCTGCTCGACGCCGGCAAGGCGCTGCCGGCCGGCATGGACCTGATCTGGATGAGCCAATTCCTCAGCTGTTTCAGCGAGGCGGCCATTGCCACCATCCTGCAGCGCGCCGCCGCCGCGCTGGCGCCGGGCGGACAAGTGCTGATCATGGACACCTTCTGGGACCGCCAGCAGTACGATATCGCGTCCTACTGCCTGATCAACACCTCGCCGTACTTCACGGCCATGGCCAGCGGCAACAGCAAGATCTACGAGAGCACCGATTACATCCGCCTGGCCGAAGCGGCCGGCCTGCGCCTGCTGACTGCGCGCGATGGCATCGGCTATTGCCATTCCCTACTGCGCTTCGCCCATGCTGGAGCGGCCGGTGTATAA
- a CDS encoding AMP-binding protein, protein MMPDSLSSLVPALLERDSAACVGWRADQPLSNAWLLARVRAWGTLLAGQPGRDYALYLDDSLEFGAALLGAWQAGKTVWLTADTLDASCAALQGKVDGFLGQFPPQWQPLAAPGDTPSSDAAPDAAAVPPPRVLGDDFPALVVHTSGSTGAAQAVPKRLSQLASEVAVLERMFGADLGDAAIVATVSHQHIYGLLFKVLWPLCAARPLQALSVQYPEELAQALAQRASVLVSSPAHLKRLPAHLDWTTAAVQLRAVFSSGGPLPEEAALAAGAMLGQVPHEIYGSSETGGVAWRQSAADAAASACWQAFDNVAWRIAVGEADAAQGEGALEVRSPHLPDEGWLQLADRARAVGSAGQAFELLGRADRIVKVEEKRVSLDALEAALLACGLAEQARIVPDDGARVRLAACVVLNQEGRVLLAAQGKVALNQRLRAVLAPVAEAVALPRRWRYLDSLPLNAQGKTTRAALLALLDDEPAAALEQRPRQPQWRELERGEQRLLLELSVPADLLYFEGHFPGSPILPGVAQLDWAIGQARQAFDVPPVFREVAALKFQQVIAPGATVQLELLHDRAKASVQFRYLSAAGQHASGRLLFAAP, encoded by the coding sequence ATGATGCCTGATTCACTGTCCAGTCTTGTCCCCGCGCTGCTTGAGCGCGATTCCGCCGCCTGCGTGGGCTGGCGCGCGGACCAGCCCCTGTCCAACGCTTGGCTGCTGGCGCGCGTGCGCGCCTGGGGCACCTTGCTGGCCGGGCAGCCGGGGCGCGATTACGCCCTGTATCTGGACGACAGTCTGGAATTCGGCGCGGCCTTGCTGGGCGCCTGGCAGGCCGGCAAGACCGTATGGCTGACGGCGGATACCCTGGACGCCAGCTGCGCCGCGCTGCAGGGCAAGGTCGATGGTTTCCTCGGCCAGTTCCCGCCGCAATGGCAGCCGCTGGCGGCGCCGGGCGACACACCCTCCAGCGATGCCGCTCCGGATGCCGCCGCCGTGCCGCCACCGCGCGTGCTCGGCGACGACTTCCCGGCGCTGGTGGTGCACACCTCGGGCAGCACGGGCGCGGCGCAGGCCGTGCCCAAGCGTCTGTCGCAGCTGGCCAGCGAAGTGGCGGTGCTGGAGCGGATGTTCGGCGCGGACCTGGGCGATGCCGCCATCGTGGCGACGGTCTCGCACCAGCATATCTATGGCCTGCTGTTCAAGGTGTTGTGGCCTCTGTGCGCGGCGCGGCCGCTGCAGGCACTGAGCGTGCAGTATCCCGAGGAGCTGGCGCAGGCGCTGGCGCAACGGGCCTCGGTGCTGGTCAGCAGCCCGGCCCATTTGAAGCGCCTGCCCGCGCATCTGGACTGGACGACGGCGGCCGTGCAGCTGCGCGCCGTGTTCTCTTCCGGCGGCCCGCTGCCGGAAGAGGCGGCGTTGGCGGCCGGCGCCATGCTGGGCCAGGTGCCGCATGAAATTTACGGCAGCAGCGAGACTGGCGGCGTGGCCTGGCGCCAGAGCGCGGCCGATGCCGCGGCGTCGGCCTGCTGGCAGGCTTTCGACAACGTGGCATGGCGCATCGCCGTTGGCGAGGCGGACGCCGCGCAAGGCGAGGGGGCGCTCGAAGTGCGCTCCCCCCATTTGCCGGATGAGGGCTGGCTGCAACTGGCCGACCGCGCACGTGCCGTTGGAAGCGCGGGCCAGGCGTTCGAGCTGCTGGGCCGGGCCGACCGTATCGTCAAGGTTGAAGAAAAACGCGTTTCGCTCGATGCGCTGGAAGCGGCCCTGCTGGCTTGCGGCCTCGCCGAGCAGGCGCGCATCGTGCCGGACGATGGCGCGCGCGTGCGCCTGGCGGCTTGCGTGGTGCTGAACCAGGAGGGCAGGGTGCTGCTGGCGGCGCAGGGCAAGGTGGCGTTGAACCAGCGCCTGCGTGCCGTGCTGGCACCAGTGGCCGAAGCCGTGGCGCTGCCGCGCCGCTGGCGCTATCTGGACAGCCTGCCGCTCAATGCCCAGGGCAAGACCACGCGCGCCGCCTTGCTGGCGCTGCTGGACGATGAACCGGCCGCGGCGCTGGAGCAGCGTCCGCGCCAGCCGCAGTGGCGCGAGCTGGAACGCGGCGAGCAGCGCCTGCTGCTGGAGCTGAGCGTGCCGGCCGACCTGTTGTATTTCGAAGGCCACTTCCCGGGCTCGCCGATCCTGCCCGGCGTGGCCCAGCTGGATTGGGCCATTGGCCAGGCGCGCCAGGCCTTCGACGTGCCGCCCGTATTCCGCGAAGTCGCGGCCCTGAAATTCCAGCAGGTGATCGCACCTGGCGCCACCGTGCAGCTGGAATTGCTGCACGACCGCGCCAAGGCCAGCGTGCAATTCCGTTATCTCTCGGCGGCCGGCCAGCATGCCAGCGGCCGCCTGCTGTTCGCCGCACCCTGA
- a CDS encoding ABC transporter substrate-binding protein, which yields MFKQTAIATAAILFAGAALAQAPAGYPADYQKIIDAAKKEGKLVVYGATDSKATQPLIKDFNALYPSITVEYNDMNSTEVYNRFISEVAAGGNTADVMWSSAMDLQMRLASDGYALKYKSVEAPKVPGWSVWDDQAYGTTFEPAAIVYNKRLVDAKEVPQNHADFVKLIQQPKFKDKVTTYDIEKSGVGFMFMTQDAREFGKYIDLANAFGAAKVRVQSSTGTMMERISSGENLIGYNVLGSYALVRAKNDPSIGVVLPKDYTLVMSRVVFINKGAKNVNAAKLWLDYMLSHRGQTVIANDSRLYAIRADVTGETTSAELIKQIGKDNVKPVPVHPILLQFLGPAKRMAFLKQWKETAGKK from the coding sequence ATGTTCAAGCAAACCGCCATCGCCACCGCAGCCATCCTGTTCGCGGGCGCGGCCCTGGCCCAGGCGCCGGCCGGCTACCCGGCCGACTACCAGAAGATCATCGACGCGGCCAAGAAGGAGGGCAAGCTGGTGGTGTATGGCGCCACCGACAGCAAGGCTACCCAGCCGCTGATCAAGGATTTCAACGCCCTCTATCCCAGCATCACGGTCGAATACAACGATATGAATTCCACCGAGGTGTACAACCGCTTCATCTCGGAAGTGGCGGCCGGCGGCAATACGGCCGACGTAATGTGGTCCTCGGCCATGGACTTGCAGATGCGCCTGGCCTCGGACGGCTACGCCCTGAAATACAAATCGGTGGAAGCGCCCAAGGTTCCCGGCTGGTCGGTGTGGGACGACCAGGCTTATGGCACGACTTTCGAGCCGGCCGCCATCGTCTACAACAAGCGCCTGGTCGATGCCAAGGAAGTGCCGCAGAACCACGCCGATTTCGTCAAGCTGATCCAGCAGCCCAAGTTCAAGGACAAGGTCACGACCTACGATATCGAAAAATCCGGTGTCGGCTTCATGTTCATGACCCAGGATGCGCGTGAGTTCGGCAAATACATCGACCTGGCCAATGCCTTCGGCGCGGCCAAGGTGCGCGTGCAATCCTCGACCGGCACCATGATGGAGCGCATCTCCTCCGGCGAAAACCTGATCGGCTACAACGTGCTGGGTTCCTACGCCCTGGTGCGCGCCAAGAACGATCCTTCGATCGGCGTGGTGCTGCCCAAGGATTACACCCTGGTGATGTCGCGCGTGGTCTTCATCAACAAGGGTGCGAAGAATGTGAACGCGGCCAAGCTGTGGCTGGACTATATGCTCTCGCACCGCGGCCAGACCGTGATCGCCAACGATTCACGCCTGTACGCCATCCGCGCCGACGTCACGGGCGAAACCACCTCGGCTGAACTGATCAAGCAGATCGGCAAGGACAATGTGAAGCCGGTGCCGGTCCATCCCATCCTGCTGCAATTCCTTGGCCCGGCCAAGCGCATGGCTTTCCTGAAGCAGTGGAAAGAAACCGCAGGCAAGAAGTGA
- a CDS encoding iron ABC transporter permease translates to MHTASLGKPPILNLNWPRGLVAALTALAIFVPLFLIFYQSFLSAPFFMPGKELGLEAYRFIFDDPDFIMAFKNGLMLATGLALIAVPLGGMLAFLMVRTDLPGRSWIAPMLLVPIFVSPMVMGFGYVVAMGPVGFYSTWVKELLGFIPWNIYSFTSIVVIAGLTHVPHVYLYASSALKSLGSDVEEAARVAGASPLQVMFNVSLPMIMPALAYAGVLVFFLGFEVFGLVLVLGDPEGHLVLPTYLYKLTNKLGTPSYHLMAAVAVCLVMVTMPLVMLQRRLLKSANKYVSIKGKGARSKAMPLGQWKWLAFTLLAAWLLFTIILPISGIALRSFVQYWGEGVKLADVLTLQHFRDIFEQPALIRGIVNTILIGVIGGGLAVLCYSFIALAMHRKQDLVARLLDYSVLVPRAVPGLLAGLSFLWVFLFVPSWLDGMLKGMDNGLALWLSEHLIPALRSLRSTIFAVWLAYSVVWMAYGMRLISTALLQVGPELEEAARAVGARRGQVTRDVTLPLIKYGLLGAWLMIFLIFEREYSTGVYLLSPGTEVIGAMLVSLWAGGSTDLVAALSFINITLVAIGLGIALRFGVKLHN, encoded by the coding sequence ATGCATACCGCAAGCCTGGGCAAGCCGCCCATACTCAATCTGAACTGGCCGCGCGGCCTGGTGGCGGCGCTGACCGCGCTCGCCATCTTCGTGCCGCTGTTCCTGATCTTTTACCAGAGCTTCCTCTCCGCGCCTTTCTTCATGCCGGGCAAGGAGCTGGGACTGGAAGCTTATCGCTTCATCTTCGACGATCCCGACTTCATCATGGCCTTCAAGAATGGCCTGATGCTGGCCACGGGCCTGGCCCTGATCGCCGTGCCGCTGGGCGGCATGCTGGCCTTCCTCATGGTGCGCACCGACCTGCCGGGCCGCAGCTGGATCGCGCCCATGCTGCTGGTGCCGATTTTCGTGTCGCCGATGGTGATGGGCTTCGGCTATGTGGTGGCGATGGGGCCGGTGGGCTTCTATTCCACCTGGGTCAAGGAGCTGTTGGGTTTCATCCCCTGGAATATCTACTCCTTCACCAGCATCGTCGTGATCGCGGGTCTGACCCATGTGCCGCATGTCTATCTGTACGCCTCGTCCGCGCTGAAAAGCCTGGGCTCGGACGTGGAAGAGGCGGCACGCGTGGCGGGCGCCTCGCCGCTGCAGGTGATGTTCAATGTTTCGCTGCCGATGATCATGCCGGCCCTGGCCTATGCCGGCGTGCTGGTGTTCTTCCTCGGTTTCGAAGTCTTCGGCCTGGTGCTGGTGCTGGGCGATCCGGAGGGCCACTTGGTGCTGCCCACCTATCTGTACAAGCTGACCAACAAGCTTGGCACGCCGTCCTATCACCTGATGGCGGCCGTCGCCGTCTGCCTGGTGATGGTGACGATGCCGCTGGTGATGCTGCAGCGCCGCCTGCTGAAATCGGCCAATAAATACGTGTCGATCAAGGGCAAGGGCGCGCGTAGCAAGGCCATGCCGCTGGGGCAGTGGAAGTGGCTGGCCTTCACCCTGCTGGCAGCCTGGCTGCTGTTCACCATCATTCTGCCGATTTCCGGCATCGCCCTGCGCTCCTTCGTGCAGTACTGGGGCGAGGGCGTGAAGCTGGCCGACGTGCTGACCCTGCAGCATTTCCGCGACATCTTCGAGCAGCCCGCGCTGATACGCGGCATCGTCAACACCATCCTGATCGGCGTGATCGGCGGCGGCCTGGCCGTGCTGTGCTACAGCTTCATCGCGCTGGCCATGCACCGCAAGCAGGATCTGGTGGCGCGCCTGCTCGACTACAGCGTGCTGGTGCCGCGCGCCGTGCCTGGCTTGCTGGCCGGCCTGTCCTTCCTGTGGGTCTTCCTTTTCGTGCCAAGCTGGCTGGATGGCATGTTGAAGGGCATGGACAACGGCCTGGCGCTCTGGCTCAGCGAGCATCTGATTCCGGCGCTGCGTTCGCTGCGCTCGACCATCTTCGCCGTCTGGCTGGCGTATTCGGTGGTGTGGATGGCTTACGGCATGCGCCTGATCTCCACCGCGCTGCTGCAGGTCGGTCCCGAGCTGGAGGAGGCGGCGCGCGCGGTCGGCGCCCGCCGTGGCCAGGTGACGCGCGACGTCACGCTGCCGCTCATCAAGTACGGCCTGCTGGGCGCCTGGCTGATGATCTTCCTGATCTTCGAGCGCGAGTACTCCACCGGCGTGTATCTGCTGTCGCCCGGCACCGAAGTGATCGGCGCCATGCTGGTGTCGCTGTGGGCGGGCGGTTCCACCGACCTGGTGGCGGCCCTTTCCTTCATCAATATTACGCTGGTCGCCATCGGCCTGGGTATCGCGCTGCGCTTCGGCGTCAAGCTGCACAACTGA
- a CDS encoding 1-acyl-sn-glycerol-3-phosphate acyltransferase, producing MFERLGRCWRVFATGLSFALFGIGGLLLRVAVFPVLQLLVRDPAQRVALSRGVIRGSFRVYVEMMQALGVLRYELSGMEKLERGGLLILANHPTLIDTVFLMAFVKDADCIVKADLWNNPFMRGPILAAGYIANHGGVELVDDCIASLERGNNLIIFPEGTRTGRDGVISMKRGAANIAVRGARDITPVVIGCQPATLGKGEKWWKVPPRVVRFRIEVQEDLPIGSFIGNGASEVLAARQLTEYLQHYFTGKSQGHV from the coding sequence ATGTTTGAGCGCCTGGGGCGCTGCTGGCGCGTATTTGCCACCGGCCTGAGTTTTGCACTGTTCGGTATTGGCGGCCTGCTGCTGCGGGTGGCGGTTTTCCCCGTGCTGCAATTGCTGGTGCGCGATCCGGCGCAGCGCGTGGCGCTGTCGCGCGGCGTGATACGCGGCAGCTTCCGCGTGTACGTGGAGATGATGCAGGCGCTGGGCGTGCTGCGCTACGAGTTGTCCGGCATGGAGAAGCTGGAGCGCGGCGGCTTGCTGATCCTGGCGAACCATCCGACCCTGATCGATACGGTGTTCCTGATGGCCTTCGTCAAGGATGCCGACTGCATCGTCAAGGCCGATTTATGGAACAACCCTTTCATGCGGGGGCCGATCCTGGCGGCCGGCTATATCGCCAACCATGGCGGGGTCGAGCTGGTGGACGACTGCATCGCTTCGCTGGAGCGGGGCAATAACCTGATCATCTTCCCGGAGGGCACGCGCACCGGGCGCGATGGCGTGATCAGCATGAAACGCGGCGCGGCCAATATCGCCGTGCGCGGCGCACGCGACATCACTCCGGTGGTGATCGGCTGCCAGCCGGCGACGCTGGGCAAGGGCGAGAAATGGTGGAAGGTGCCGCCGCGCGTGGTGCGCTTCCGCATCGAAGTACAGGAAGACCTGCCGATCGGGAGCTTTATCGGCAATGGCGCGAGCGAGGTATTGGCGGCGCGCCAGCTCACTGAATATCTGCAACATTATTTTACGGGGAAGTCTCAAGGCCATGTTTGA
- a CDS encoding acyl carrier protein produces the protein MVDLNQMSRDEMQQWVVKLLAEMFELDAAELKPESNLYADLDIDSIDAVDLAVQLKQLTGKRLQPEVFKTIRTINDVVDALSGLAVAEQTA, from the coding sequence ATGGTAGATCTGAACCAAATGAGCCGCGACGAGATGCAGCAATGGGTCGTCAAGCTGTTGGCTGAAATGTTTGAACTGGATGCGGCGGAACTGAAGCCGGAATCGAATCTGTATGCGGACCTGGACATCGACAGCATCGACGCCGTCGACCTGGCCGTGCAGCTGAAACAGCTGACCGGCAAGCGCCTGCAGCCGGAAGTGTTCAAGACCATCCGCACCATCAACGACGTGGTGGATGCGCTGAGCGGCCTGGCCGTGGCCGAACAGACGGCCTGA
- a CDS encoding beta-ketoacyl synthase chain length factor has protein sequence MSPFRIEGAAEPAVRAMPPMLRRRAAPLGRMALEAAYACLGEQRGIPMVFSSRHGDVARAVELLGQLAQGETLSPTAFGMAVHNATAGLFSIARSERANHVALAAGASSLEHAVIEACGLLADGAPQVLLVVADCPLPEVFGAFADCDEQPFAFAWLLEPAAAGGLRLSWEGCAGPDAAHADAQQGPGELDVLRFFLARQTELTRQADRRRWRWQRDV, from the coding sequence GTGTCTCCATTTCGCATAGAAGGCGCGGCCGAACCGGCCGTGCGCGCCATGCCGCCCATGTTGCGCCGCCGCGCCGCGCCGCTGGGCAGGATGGCGCTGGAGGCGGCCTATGCCTGCCTGGGCGAGCAGCGCGGCATTCCCATGGTATTCAGTTCGCGCCACGGCGACGTGGCGCGCGCGGTGGAGCTGCTGGGCCAATTGGCGCAGGGCGAAACGCTGTCGCCGACGGCTTTCGGCATGGCGGTGCATAACGCCACGGCCGGCTTGTTTTCCATCGCGCGCAGCGAGCGCGCCAACCATGTGGCGCTGGCCGCCGGCGCCAGCTCGCTGGAGCATGCGGTGATCGAAGCCTGCGGCCTGCTGGCCGACGGGGCGCCGCAGGTGCTGCTGGTGGTGGCCGATTGCCCTTTGCCCGAAGTGTTCGGAGCGTTCGCCGATTGCGACGAACAGCCTTTCGCCTTTGCCTGGCTGCTGGAGCCAGCGGCGGCGGGTGGCCTGCGCCTGTCGTGGGAAGGCTGCGCTGGACCGGACGCCGCGCATGCCGATGCGCAGCAAGGTCCGGGCGAACTCGATGTGCTGCGCTTTTTCCTGGCGCGGCAAACGGAATTGACGCGGCAGGCGGATCGCCGCCGCTGGCGCTGGCAGCGCGATGTTTGA